CTTCATACAGCAACAATTTTTCAATACATACAACAAGGATTACTTGCTGCCGAGAAAAAGTTATATAAGGGAAGAGAATTTTATTTCATTACCCCAGAGGAACTTGAGCGTTTTAAATCTTTCTACGAAGAACAGAAAAGAAATGAAGGGAAAGATTTCTACGACAAAGATACAAATTATGCCTGGTACCAGGAGTTTCTTTCTCCGGAAGGAAAAGACAGTAATTTTCTATTACTAAATGAAGAGTTGCAGCCCTATCTTCATAGCCAAAATGGAGAACAAATCCCGTATGAGGAAATTGAAAAAGCAGGCTATAAACCAGTAAAAAAGATTCCTGATATAGGATATAAAACGCAGAAAGGCTTTGCTAAGTTCCAATTTACAGAATCACCAGAATTCTATAGAACTATGGGAATCTTTTACTCTATATTAGGGCCAAAAAACATTAAGGTTTTTATAGATAAAGAAAACAAGATCACCGTTGAAGTAAAACCCATCTTAATTAAAGAAGATATACCTGGTTACATTTTTTCTTTACTAGAAGAATCTATAATTGAGGGAGATATTACAAAGAGATTAGAAGGATTGTTTATTGACAGTGACTTGGAAGTCCTTGCAATCGCTATCCCTTCTAAACTAAAGAGAAAAATTAAAGAAGAAGCTGCTATATCAAAATATACAATTGAAGAATTGGTGATCTCAATTTTAAATGAAAAGTATGATAATTGAGTTGTTATATATCGGGATTTCCCCATAAATATATTATTAATAACATTCATGGAATTCAATTTGGGGGTACTTGAAATTGTTATATGAAGATAAATACCATATGCACTTAGGGTATTATGAAAAAGGGTTTGATCTAGAAGCTGTTGCTCTTAAAAGACATTCACAAGCAACTTGGGACGTCTTTTTTGATTTCCGTTTTTATGGATTTAATAAACCTATTCAAGAAAACAATGTATATCTAAAAGGCTTTGGCACAAAAATTTTTCAGTTGAAATTGAAGAACTTGATTTTAATGAAGGTTCTAAGAAATTTAAACAATGGTTAACAATTCAAGGAATATTATAAGACTTTTTTAGAGATAGAATAAGTTAAGAATAATAAGGGAAGCCTTTCTAAAAAAGGCTTCCCTTATTATTCTAAAATTTGACTAAAATACGGTAGTAATCCGAATTTTATTTTGTTTAAATAAATCGGCCAGAGGAGTACCTTCTATTTTCGTTAATTCTAATAGGGAGATATGATCTTCACTAAAACCTTCGCTTACCATTGTTTGACCACTCCATATAGCTCTTCCTTCTAGCGATTTAGATATAAAAATTCTTTATCCATATAATTAAATTCTATTTCTCTTCCCTGTTCCAAATAGAGTAACAGTTGTTGATAGCTAATACTCCCACCCGCAGGAACGTCTTCAAAATTCTTTTGTCCATTCATTTGTATCACCTTCCTAATGCCCACTTCTCACTCCGTTTTTCCAAGTGTGTCTATGTGGGAATTTAAAATTTCCAGCATGACGATAATCAATATCTAAGTCCGCCTTTCCATTTTTATCATAATATCTTCTTTGCTTTACACCTTTACTATCTTTTAAATCTTTTGAAGATAAAGCCTTCCCTGTTGTAGGTAAGGATGATTTTGTTGATGTCGACTGCGTTGAGTGATTTGATGTCTTAGAACCATCTTTCTTTGCCTTTTCATATGCTTTTTCTGCAAAATACGAAGAAACTTTATTATATAGCCATGAACCTGCTGCAATTGTAGCACCACCTATTACAAGAGCTCCAGTTACAGTTATAGCTACTTGTCCTATTCCAGGAATAACATAAATACCTGCTGCTGCACCAATTGCGAATGATTGAAATTCTCTCTCTTGTGGATTACCATATGGATTATAAGTAGTACCAATTGTATCAGGATGATATGGATTTTGATATTCAGCAGGAATATAAATTATTTCATCTTCAGAATAGTATCCTGGCTCTAACAATTCTGCAGGTATTTCTTCAAAACTATCAAATTCAAATTCCCCTTCTAATACTTCTTCGGAAGAATAAGAACCATCATAACTTTCATTAGCTAAAGCCGGATTAATAATAGAAAAACATAATAAAACAACCATTAGCAAAGAAATACTACGTTTCAACTTTTTCATAAATTTCTCCTTTTTTACCATAATATAGGATAATATTACTTTATTAGGAAAACAAAATAAAGAATTGAAAAAAATAATAATCTGCTATAATATACAAAAATTCATGTGCAAATATGAATGTTATGGTAAAACAAGGTAAATTAAAGATGATAATGGGAGGGCCCCAATCAGCACATTATATGGCTGCATTTGGGTCTTTTTGTTTGGGGGGATATTTAAATGTTAGCTTTAAAGCGTGAGGAGGAACAAAGAAAAAGTTGGTTGAGAAAGTTCTATCAAATCAATATCAAGGGGAGGTTTATATATTAACCCCTGGACGAATATGGAAGTCACTGGTTTTAAAATATTATAAAAAAGAAATGATATGGGACAAATATCAATTGAACAACTAGTACATTTACTAGAAGAAAAAGGAGGGGTAAAGTATGGCCAAAGCTATAAGTTAGTGAGATACCCGATAGAAGAATGCTTGAACTACATAGCTAAATTAGCAAAGAAAAAATAGTAAAAATAGAAATTTAGGCTTGTTAGGAGGGAAAGGGTATAAATAAAATACGGATAACCAAAATTTTGTTAATCGTTTCAACTGCTTTAATGTTAATCTCCTGTTCTGCCCCAGGTCTTACCTATGAAGATGCACCAAAGTATGAAATAAAACACTCAAATTTTGATATACATGACCATTTCTTTGGAAATATAATATACCAAAGAATGAAGAAAATGGAAACTATGAGATAAAAACCATTCTAAAACCAATTAATAAAAAGGAAAAAACTGAATCCGAAACTAGAAGGAAGGTGACAGTAACTTCCGTGATTGATGCTGATAGTATCTGATATTTCGATCCTCTGCTAAATAAAGAGGTAACTGGAAGATTATTGGGGATAAATGCGCCCGAGGCAACCAAAACTGTTGAAAAATTCGGACCTCTGAAGGCACAGCATTTTTAACCAATCTAATAATGGGTAAAGAAATTGAGATTGAAAGTGATCCCAATGCTGATATTACAGATAAATACGGGAGGTACTTAATTCACGCATTTATTAGTGGAAAAAGTATTCAACAAATTCTCATCTTAGAAGGATTAGTAAGAGTCGCTTATCTATATGATGAATACAACTATACCGATCTATATCTTGCGGCGGAAAAAAGCAAAAATAGTCGGCCAAAATATTTGGAGTATCCCCGGGTATGTAGATAAAAAGAATGGTTTTGACATGGATGTTGTAATCAGAAGATTTGAAGGGAAGTATTGTAGAAAAAGCAGGAGAATTCATGAATATATTAAAGTAGAAAAGAGGGCGTGATATGAAAGAACTCAAGATAAATCTTATAAATTTAGATGAGTCAAATAGTCAGGAAATTATAATTGAGATAAAAGGAAAGTCCAAAAGTGAACTTGAGCTGACTTTGCAAGCCATTGAAGTTCTATTTCATTCCGTTGAGGATACTTGTAGGGAAGATCCAGAATGTTTCAAAGAAACTTCTACAATAATAAAAAATGCTTTAAAAAGTACCGTTGAATGGGTGAGTTAAAAGAATAAATAAGGAAAATATTGAAACTGCTAGAAATTTATAGTAGAATTTTGCTGTAAGTATTTTTTTATATTAATTTTTTTGCAGTCTATTGAAGACTAGCGGGAACGCTTAAAGTTACGGCCTTTGTGGTCGATGGAACATTACTTTATTTGTAATGTCTTTCTATCGCCCAAAGGTCGTTTTTTTGTGCAAATTTTCAAGACAAAAAACGAAAGGGTGAGGTAAAATATGTTAACAAAGATATTAATAGCAGCAGGGATAGGTTCAGTGATGGGCGTATTATCTCATGCTAAGAGGAATAACACCATTAAAAAACCAAGAAACACAAAAAGAACATTCTATCCTGGTTTTTTAACTGATATGGCTTATGGGGCATTGGCTGCCGTCGCAGTTGTTATTGTGGCAGACCCTAATGGTATGGAAAGAGTGATATTGACTTCTATCTTAGGCGGCTATGCTGGAGAGGGTGCAATTGCCAAATTGGAAGCTTCAAATCAGCAAGCTAATATTGATTCGGTTAAGAGCAATTTGGAAAAATTAAACGAATCTTTGCCCGCTCCAGAACCGAAAGACAATGAGTCCTCAGCAAAACAAGAGAAAGAACAATAAACAAGCATTGTTCTTTCTTACATATTTTGCAAGAAAAATATGATATAATTACCGTAACAATTAAACGATATCTAAATGGAGACTGAATCTTAGCAAATAAATCCTGAAAGGAGATGCCAAGATGCAACTTAAGGACTTTCTAAATGCTAATGAGCTTGAGAAGTTTAATGAACTTCAACTTGAACTACTTGATGCCCATAACAAGAAGGAGAGGACCTTAATTCAGGCTGAGATTGACGAAATCTTAAATACAGCGAGAAGTCGGTACGAATCTTTAATGAGCGGAAATAAAGAACAGGCTTCAACCTATGAACTTATTAGAGCAACGTCACCTTTTGTCCGGATTAAAGGAAAGAAAGAACATGTATTACAATGAAAAAGGCTGTATTCCATCATATTGTGGGATACAGCTTTTTTTAATTTGGTGACAGCTCTATTGAATCGAGTTTAGGCCATCCAGCGTCTTTCCATAATAGTCTGACATTACACTAATATTCTCTTGTGAAAGAGCTGAAGGATCACCATTGGATATACCTTGAAGGACTTCTAAGTAAACATTCGTCTCCTCTAAACTGGTCATCCAGTTGTTCATAATTTCTTGGTATTCTGGTTAAGGAACAGGTACACTTACAGATTCTCTATAAATATTCCCTAAATCCATTTGCAATTGGGTTATAGAGGTCATTCCACTTGATACACCTTGAACTTGGTTCATAACATTGCTCCAATAATCATCCAGTAGGCTATTCATAATATTGACAAATTCTAATTTTGCAGGGTCTTCCACTGGAATGTTTTGAAAATCCTGATCTTCATTTACTGAGACATCTGTCTCTTCATAGTCAACCTCATTGGTTTCCGCTTCTTCATTTACAGAACCCGTCATATTAGCTGCAATATCTAAATTTTTTTGCTATCTAATGCTTCTTTTTTCATTGTTATTGCTTTTTCATGATCCGGATAGGTGTTAAGGGCAACAGTGAATAGAGAGATTGCTTCATCCCATTCTTGGTTATTATACGCTTTGGTTCCGTTAATCATATTTTCACAGAACATAAGGAGCTAACTTAACCTAGGGATATACACGATCAAGTCACAAAAAGACACCCTAATGTTTGTTTTCATGGATTAGGCTTAGCAGATGAAATGCTCCTGGAGTTTAATCTATTCTCTGCAGACTCCACAAGCTTCCTTAATGCAAGAAAGTGGGAGGGGGAGACAAGATATATCTTTCAAATCAATGTCCACACTAGATATAATCAAACAAAATATTCATTTCTTATTAGGACTTGAAGAAATAAAAAACAGGCAGCTATCTTTTACAGAACTGATAGTAGCATAAATACCATTTAAGCGAACTTTTGAACATCTGTTGATTTTAAATAAAGTATGATAATTTGTAGTAAAATTCGAAAATTATATTAAAGATTAATTAAAATCCCTGTATCAATACAGGAATTTTCTTTCGCAATCGGGCCATTTTCTTGAATAACTCTCCACAAGTAAATTATATAAAACCTGCAATGAAAATTAGCATCTAATTTGGGATGATCAAAGTCGCAAATGATTTATGGTAGATTGAATATAATATTGGAGAAATCATAATAATCCTATGTTTTTGAGGAATAATAAATTGAAATGTAATAACAAGAATAAAGCGAGGAGTTTTATGAAAAAGGTTGCAATGTTTTTCCTATGTCTTCTTTTATTAATTCTTCCATCACAAGTTTTTGCCCAACGTAAAGTACCTATTTTAATATATCATTCAATTGACGAATATAAAGGGCAGGGTTCAAAGGAGTTATATGTAACACCGAAGAATTTCGAGAAACAAATGATTTATCTAAGAGACCATGGCTACACATTATTAACTTTTGATCGATGGCTAGAAATTTATAAAGTAAACAAACCCATTTTCATTACCTTTGATGATGGGTACAAAAACAATCTGAATGCATTTGGTATCTTTCAAAAACTGAAAAACGAACGTTTTAAACCAACTGGTACCATTTTTGTTATATCTGACTTTATCGGTCGCTCCAACCGATTATCGGAATCGGATTTAAAAATGATGGCTGATTCGGGAATCATATCAATTCAGTCTCATACTGCTACACATCCTGATTTGACCAAAATGAAAAATTTGGAATATGAACTGAAAGGGTCAAAAGATAAAATTCAAAAAGTTACAGGCAAACCAGTTAATGTTCTTGCGTATCCATACGGAAATTTCAGTAACAAGATCGTAGCAGAAACGAAGAAACACTATTTGTTTGGACTTACGACAACTCCTGAACTATTTTCTGAGAAGGGTATAAAAGACGAATACTATCTCTTACCACGGATCTATATCAAGTATTCAACTACTCTAGATGACTTTACAAAGATCGTTGACGGAGAATGAAGGCGGTTACTATACCAGGTAATCGTTTTTTCTTTTGGAACTAATCAAGTAACGAAACTGGTTAGTTGATGAGTGTTATTTATTTCGTGTCCAACTTTCGAATAACGTACTAAGATTGTTAATGGGTGAACTTAAATGAATTTATATTTCAAAACAACATCAGCTTTTTTTATCCCACAAAAATATTATTGTGAAATTCTACAATGAAAACTTTTGGGTGTTCTTATGATGAAGATACGTGTTAAAACTCTACACTTAACCTTATGGGAGGAAATAAGAACATGAAGAAAAAATATTGAGCATTACTCTGGCTTCCGCAATAACTCTAAGTGGAGCCGCAGCATTACCAACAGGAGCTTCTGCTGCCTCTAATTTATCGAGTAACTTAGGAGTAGTTGAAATTAGTACCAGCCTAATAAAAACCGAGGTAGCAGCCTTTGATGAGTTTCAAAAAGCAACCTGGGAAAATATTAATATTGGTACTAAAAAAGCGGGTGAAATGAACAAATTCCAAATCGAACTTGCAGAGATTCGAAAACTTGCGAAAGTAAAAGACGCTGAAGTAAATCTTGAAAGAGCAAAAGCGGAGTTCAATCAATTAAGAACTAAAAATCCTCAATTGGCGAAACAAAAACTTGACGAAGCTCATAGGAAGTTTGAGCAAGCAAGAGTAAGAGCCGGAGAAGAGTTTAAGCTTCAAGCACAGAAAATACAGACTGATTTCGCAAGAGAGAGAAGCAAAATTAAATCAATGACTTCACAAAACGATAAAGTGATAAAAGATAAGGGCACTAAGGTTCGTAAGACTACTGGCGTTGAAGAGGTACAAAATGCTATTGTACTAGTCAATGAGTATAAAAATAATAATGTGGATAATATCCAGGATTATGCTGTAGCCGAAAGAGAAACAAATAAAATTTCGACACAAATTTTAGAGCGCGAATATTTTATCAACAAATTAGATACAGAAATCATGAAAATAAAAAATACCTTAAGTGAAAAAGGGTACCGCGCTAAAATGGATGCTTTGAATAAAGAGTACCAGCTGCAAAGCAAGAAATTGCAAGACCAATATGCAAAAATTAGAGTTAATGAGAATCAGCGTTACCAAGTGGTCAATAAACGGGCCCAAGATTCAATCTCCTTATTAAAACTAAGGCTGAAGTCAGTTAGTAAGTAATTATTGTTTTATCCTTTCTTAGATTTATGTTAATCTAGTTTTAATTAAACTTATCTAATGGGAGAACCCACATTACAGAATATAAACCTCATTCTGTAATTGTGGGTTCTCTTTTTGTATTTAAAATAAGGATAAATTATAGGAGGATAAGGATGATAAAAAAATTAGATAAAAAATCAAAAGCACAAGTCGGTGAAGAAATCTTATTCACAAGACAAGGAAAGGAGCATGAAGGAATAGTTTATAAAGTACAGGACAACAGTGTCCTTGGTAATTTCAAATGATTCCAAGGAGTGCTTAGGTTACGAAAATAACAACACTGTCGTTGCTCATAAAAACTACTGTGTGTTGAAACCAGCTAAAAGATTTCATAATTAAAAAACATCAAATTATGATAATTAAGAGTATGTATGAATTTATTGTTTTGGAGGCAAGTGTGGAACTGATAAAACAGATTGATGATATAGAACATATAAGAACTAAAGAGAATACTGATATCGTAAACGTAAAAGAAATTCACAGGAGAAATTGGCTAAGGCTACAGCTCGATTTGAATAATTCTACTATACCCCGAACTATGTATGATTCCTTAGAGAGAATATATTTTTTCCTTACGCAACACTCAAATATTAAAAGCATTGATTTTATAGATACTGATTGTCTTATCAAATATATATTGCAAAATACAAAGAAAGATTTCAAAGACATTACACTTAAACAAACCATTAAAGATATAAAGCATCTACTACATTTCCTTATTAATATTAGAGGGATCAAACACCCACCCAAAATTGATCTCTCTCTCCAAAATATAGACTTATGGACAAGACTATAATACTCTCAATCTTAACAATAATTCCAAAAGGACCAATCTTGTAGGTGGATGTAATTTACGCTATGATATATTTAATTAAATAAACTATAAAATGGGAATTCCCCAAGAGTACACAGTGATCACCTTACTGTGTCTCTTGGGGTTTTTTTGTTTGGAGGGAAG
The nucleotide sequence above comes from Cytobacillus pseudoceanisediminis. Encoded proteins:
- a CDS encoding DUF4257 domain-containing protein; its protein translation is MLTKILIAAGIGSVMGVLSHAKRNNTIKKPRNTKRTFYPGFLTDMAYGALAAVAVVIVADPNGMERVILTSILGGYAGEGAIAKLEASNQQANIDSVKSNLEKLNESLPAPEPKDNESSAKQEKEQ
- a CDS encoding thermonuclease family protein, whose translation is MGKEIEIESDPNADITDKYGRYLIHAFISGKSIQQILILEGLVRVAYLYDEYNYTDLYLAAEKSKNSRPKYLEYPRVCR
- a CDS encoding DUF2187 family protein — translated: MIKKLDKKSKAQVGEEILFTRQGKEHEGIVYKVQDNSVLGNFK
- a CDS encoding helix-turn-helix domain-containing protein; the protein is MDKEREMITTNEAAEILKVKPSTIHKYVKQGELKPVYEDNWHIDNTKLFYNEDVEELKKKKGKPGITTGEASKLLGLHTATIFQYIQQGLLAAEKKLYKGREFYFITPEELERFKSFYEEQKRNEGKDFYDKDTNYAWYQEFLSPEGKDSNFLLLNEELQPYLHSQNGEQIPYEEIEKAGYKPVKKIPDIGYKTQKGFAKFQFTESPEFYRTMGIFYSILGPKNIKVFIDKENKITVEVKPILIKEDIPGYIFSLLEESIIEGDITKRLEGLFIDSDLEVLAIAIPSKLKRKIKEEAAISKYTIEELVISILNEKYDN
- a CDS encoding polysaccharide deacetylase family protein, producing MKKVAMFFLCLLLLILPSQVFAQRKVPILIYHSIDEYKGQGSKELYVTPKNFEKQMIYLRDHGYTLLTFDRWLEIYKVNKPIFITFDDGYKNNLNAFGIFQKLKNERFKPTGTIFVISDFIGRSNRLSESDLKMMADSGIISIQSHTATHPDLTKMKNLEYELKGSKDKIQKVTGKPVNVLAYPYGNFSNKIVAETKKHYLFGLTTTPELFSEKGIKDEYYLLPRIYIKYSTTLDDFTKIVDGE
- a CDS encoding DUF3986 family protein; this translates as MLYEDKYHMHLGYYEKGFDLEAVALKRHSQATWDVFFDFRFYGFNKPIQENNVYLKGFGTKIFQLKLKNLILMKVLRNLNNG